ttttatttatttaggggacatttttatgtttctttgcaAATGCTCTTCAGTTAATTGGTCCTTAAAtgtcgaatttatatatatatatatatatatatatatatatatatatatatatatatatatatatatatatatatgtatgtatagatatttagTTTCTTCAGTATGGATGCAGACGAACCTCTGAAAGCCAGGAATTTAAGATTATCCTCTTATGAACCTTCTGTATTATTAGGTtctctatggatatatatatatctatatataatatatatatatatatatatatatatatatatataatatatatatgtatatatatattatatagaagagaagagaggagagagaagagcgcTGAAATTTAAGAAAGTATTTCAAAGCCCCTCAAGCAAGCCACATTACGTCaccatgttattattatcatccccaGAGAGCAAAACACTCGAAGACGCCAATCAAACATCAATCTCTTGTTGACATTTCACCCTCTCGCTTTCCCCCCTTCGTCGTTTATTGCCTCCGTATTTTCAAAACACCAGTCGTTCTTCTATTGTTTTCTCTcgtttctcccttctttttttttctcgtctccGTTTAGCGATTGACGATTGAAAACGATGTTTTCGTTCGCCGTTTCGTGACATTGAGGAGGGGCATAGGTTTTgctccagtcttcttcctgtctcGATGCGGAGAGCACTGGACTTCTGCTTCGGAAGGTTTGCAGGGACTTATAGGTATAGATTGGACaccctttttgtatatatatatatatatatatatatatatatatatatatatatattacatatatatatatatatatatataatatatatatatatatatatatatatatatatatatatatatatagtatatatatatatatatatatatatatatatatatatatatatatatatatatatatatgtacacgtatatatTCCTCTCTTCGTTTCTGTCCTTTCTTGTGCTTATTCcgttctttattatatatttttttgctctgCAACTCAAATGATTCTTCTTGGACTTCTGCTTAAGAAGGTGACGTATAGGTAGATTGGAcacctttcttttatatatatatatatatatatatatatatatatatatatatatatatattatatattatatatagatagatattcatttatttattcctttttcgtatatatatatatatatatatatatatatatatatatatagtatatatattttatttattcatatattcatctttCCTTGCCTATAATTTTTTCATGTGTCTATCTCTttgttatctttatatttataaagatttaTTCTTCTTTCCTTATCTATAATTTTTTCTTGTGTCTAACCCGttcttatctttatattctttgctccgtaactcaaaaaaaaaaatgcatggcattgccaatcatatacttttcttgtatattttcctttcttgtgttAATTCCCGTTTTAAGTAATGCCACGACCTTTAATTACTGACATTGTTTGGGTCTGCAACTCAAAAATTGTATTGCGTTGCTAAACAGAAAGAAATATCAACACAGCATTGGAAGACTGTACAAATTTAGTGTATTCTGATCATTTCCTAATCTGCATTTAATGAAAGTTTATTATGCTGCTATTTCAAAAGAGACCAACTTGCATGAACAGTGGTATAGTGGACAAATAGAGTAATACAATATTGTAGTGACTTGGTAAACGACTTGGCTACTGTATAAACATCTTTAGTTACAGAATTGTAGACATATTTCAACTATTTTGGCAGAATTTTCATATATTACACCAAAATTTGAAGTATTAGACACACTTAaatttttagagtaaattttcaaatgttacacacaattttcaagtatgaGACCAAATTTTCAAGTATTAGACAAATTGTTCTTATACTAGACAAGAATTCAAATAgataaaattttcaagtattagacaacattttcaagtattagACCACATTTTCAACTGTTAGacacatttgtcaaatattaGATTAAATTCTCAACTATTAGacacatttgtcaaatattaTATCAAATTCTCACGTATTAAACAAGATTTTCAAATAAACGAAATCTTCAGATAgattaaattttcaaatattacacaaAATCGTCAACTATTACATAAATTTTCAAGTATTAGAAAAAATGTTCAAATATTTGACAAAGTTGTCAAATATTAGAAAGGTTTTCAGATTgacaaaattttcaaatattagaaGGAAAATTCCAGACATtagacaaatttttaaaaattagaccAAGTTTTCAAATAGACAAAATTTTCAAATAGATGTTTTTAAATGgacaaaattttcaaatattagacAGAATTTCCAAACATTGGACAGAATTTTCAAAAGTTAGACCAAATTTTCAGACAAACTTTTCGTATAGACCAAATTTTCAAATAGACAAAATATCCAAACATTAgatggaattttcaaaaattagacAAAATTTCAAGTgtcagaaaaaaatgttttaataaaaaaaatttttaaacagacaaaacctttaaatattagACAAAAATGTTCAAGTATTAGACAAACTTCAAACAATGACCCTATGGACTTAATGATATTGAGAACTGACAACTAAACCTACGTACTAAGAAATATGTACAGAACATTTTGGAAATCAAAAGAGGTTAGAACattgattagatttttttatttatagctttCAAAACACTTTGGAATATTGGTAAGGGTCTACGCAataaaaattgttattattacttttttttggtctatcacagtcatcctattcgtcgactgggtggtatcttaTAGTGTAgggtcccgggttgcatcctgcctccttaggagtccatcacttttctcagtaTGTGtggtttctaggagcacactcttctgcatgagtcctgaatgaaggacctctggaactgaaaagttcgacagcgaggcatatTCACTgcataataaatataagaaaaacaaggCTTGATCCAACCTCCAGCCTACTCAAGCGTGTGCTAAAAtcgacggtcaaatagagcgttgtttcacgaacgaaaattaaaatgaatatgttatatttcattagaaataattgttctgtactgtttaacatgcacattggttattgtttacattttcattctaacaactAAATCTTAAGTGCCTATcctaaaaatcctgtatctttaactcgacgcgaaacacctttttcagaccttttcaggtttTACCGTAGACCTTTCCCAAcccccctaacaacaacaacaacagcaagagcaacaacaacaacagagtagaTTGTAATCTTACTCCCCGACTAAGCAAAAAAACTGACAGCCATTGTGAATGATTAATCGAAAAAAAGCAGCAATGCTTGTCAAACACTGAGTTTGTTGGAACAAATGCTTTCTAACTTCTGCTTCCGTAAGGTATTCGagcgttgtaaaaaaaaatacgaagaaatGAAAGTTTGTTTAATAAACACATTGCGGATTTAGTGGATGTTTTCAACAACTGCACCTTGTTTTGAAAAAACTTTCCCCAATTTGTATAAGGTTTCATTGCTTTCGGCAGGGAAGTTAAggggttatatatatagaatatatactataataatgcCAGACCAACCATCCAGATTTCATCTAACTCCGGCTTTTCATTCTCTTCCCTCCTCACGCAGGTATAAATGGCAGGTAACGAAAATGGACCAGAAACGAAAGGAAGAAATGCTTGCGACAGGAGGAGGCTTCCAGTGTATGTGTCGATCTTCTTCTTAGTGGTCACTGGCGTAATGATTGCCAGTTTCTTTCTGGCTGAACACAAGGTAAGTTCgtttttctattagttttgtcAAATGTACCGCTGAGCTAAGTGGTGACGGGTCTGCTCTCTGGTCTTGTCTGTATTGAGTTGGGTGACCACCTCGAAATGTCCCGTGTAGCTGGCATACAGTACAGTAACACCTCATCCAAATGGATGGCTGTACTTAAAAGCTATCATCATTCATATTTGCCAAGCTGTCATTTTAGATGCAAGACATTTCTTAAATAGAGCTCTTAAATCTCAGGGTTCTTCCACACTGCAGTACAGTATGTCTTAAGTATATGTCGACAACTTGCCACCCACACATCACAAACCGATTGGAGACAGATCAACAACTTATTGGTATTACTATCCTGTGTCCATTAATGTCTTTAGCTCATGTTGACAACTTATTGCACACACATCACAAATCGATTGGATACAGATCAACAACTTAATGGTATTTCTATCCTGGGTCCATTAAATGTCTTTAATGTtggcaacttattgcatacacTTCACAAACAGGTTGGATACAGATCAATGACTTATTGGTATTTCTATCCTGTGTCCACTGAGACATGTCTTTAGCTGATGTTGACAACTTATtgcatacacatcacaaacatgttggatACAGTTCAATGACTTGTATCCTTCCAGTGCTTCATATGATTGTCAGCATTTGGTAAAGTCCAATCTCTACTTTCAGCTGGcaacttgttttcaacatgtttttgACATGTATGAGCTAAGTTGCTGATGTATTTATGACTTTTATTACTGTAGTGTGGAAACTCCATTAGTTTTTCAAGTTCATCTTGCCACTGAAGGAGGTGGTTCCTGTTCTAGCAACCAAAATTTTAGACATGCCACGAGCCACAGTGCTTGATTGAACCATTCATCCAATCCCGTGCGAGGGAAGGTGGCCCGTGgtagctattaaaaaaaatgacgatAAATATTCTGCTCCATAATTTACGTGGCTGGAAGGTGCCAATTACTGGGTGCTCCTGAAACTGCCATAACACCAGATGGATGAAGAAAGTTGTTTAAAGATTTGCATATCGGATTTTACCACGAGGTTTTCCTCGCATCATTCTTCTTCAGATTAacgcttcctttcttcctttccttgtTTCTTTCCATTTGCTTCATggctgactttctttttttttgtttctagaatattataatttttctatgTTGTTTCCCTATTTTCTCATCTTCTAACAGTCTCCGACTTCTCTCATGGTTCGTCAGTATTCGTCTTCATTTTTTCAGTTCATTAACATGAGAAACATCACAGGCAATCCCAGTTGTATTCTTTTGATAAGTTAAGGAGCATTACAGTAAATTTACAGTAATTTCACAGTGACTTCCTCCATGTGTTTTAAGATCTATCCTTTGTCATTCTCCAGTACATCCCATGCGTTTTATTGTAGTACAAGCTTGATGGCGTGTGGTATGCTTTGCTGGAACCCAGCGCTGTACGtcgtgtctcccctaccttcctgaTCACCATCCTGGCTGGAcaagcaggtttgcaggaggagggtggatgtgttatGTTTCCCCTATCCTCCTAATCCCCTACCTAAGACGCCCCCACCCGGGCTAGAcaagcaggtttgcaggaggagggtggatgtgttatgtctcccctaccctcccgatcccctacctaccacgcACCACCCGGGCATGACTAACAGGTTTGCAGGGCGAGGGTGACCCAGGCTGGGCAGACAGGtttacaggaggagggtggatgtgttatgtttcccctaccctcctaATCCTCTACCTACCACGCCCCCACTCGGGCTGGACAGACCGGTTTGCAAGGAGAGGGTGGATGTCATATCTCCACAACCCTctcaatcccctacctaccacgTCCCCACCCGGGCTGGacagacaggtttgcaggaggaaggtggatgtcaTGTCTCCCCAACCCTCCCGATCCcccacctaccccgcccccaccaggcggacaaacaagaaagatccactcggattttattattgtagtaaataaaaaaaaaacacaaagcatAGTTTCAGATGAGAGCAATAATGAGCAGGAAATCACCAGAAATGGCGCATCAAAACGTCGTCAGGAACTGGaggctgattttttattttttcccacaCCAATTACTCATTCAGTATCACATTCATGTGCTGTTACTTCCTTTCCATTTGTCAATTTGGGATTGTTTTCATGTAAGAATTGGTGAATTTCATATAGGTGGTTTACTACCTTTTCCTGACTAGCCTTATCATTGTAATTATTTTGACTGATAATGTTGTTCTTTCATTTCTCAAGAATGTCATCACTTGGAGAAGTTCCCACTTTCTCAAGAATTAGCAAAAGGATGTTATCCCATAGTGACTCGGCGAGATTTACTCCAGCTTCCAATGTCTTAAGCGCAGAAGAGCAAGAACCAGTTTCTGGTGAGTCCAGCACTTATTTAACCTCAAGCCAGCTCATAAAAGTTACTGAGGATTCCAGTCCAGTAGAGCAAGCTCCAGACTCAGGTGAATCCAGGCTCCATTTAATGTCAAGCCAGCTCCCGAAAGCTACTGAGGATTCCGGTCCAGTAGAGCAAGCTCCAGACTCAGGTGAATCCAGCCTCCATTTAACCAAAAGCCAGCTTCTGGAAGCTATTGAGGATTCCAGTCGAGGAGAGCAAGTTCCAGACTCAGCTGAATCTAACCTTCATTTAATCTCCAGCCAGCTCCTGAAAGCTACTGAGGATTCTGTTCCAGGAGAGCAAGTTCCAGACTCAGGTGAATCCAGCCTCCATTTAACCAAAAGCCAGCTCCTGCAAGCTACTGAGGATTCCAGTCGAGGAGAGCAAGTTCCAGACTCAGATAAATCTAACCTTCATTTAATCTCCAGCCAGCTCCTGAAAGCTACTGAGGATTCTGGTCCAGGAGAGCAAGTTCCAGACTCAGGTGAATCCAGCCTCCATTTAACTAAAAGTAAACTCCTGGAAGCTACTGAAGATTCCAGGCCAATAGAGCAAGTTCCAGACTCAGGTGAATCCAGTCTCCATTTAACTAAAAGCCAGCTCCTGAAAGCTACTGAGGATTCCAGTGGGGAAGAGCATGCTCCAGACTCAGGTGAATCCAGCCTCCATTTAATCTCAACCTTGCTCCTAAAATCTACTGAGGATACCAGTCGAGAAGAGCAAGCTCCAGGCTCAGGTGAATCCAGAAGCCATCTACCAAAGGAAGGGGAGGTCCAGTCCTCCCGCAGGAATTACTGGTGGGAACGTCGTCCTTACTACAAAGACGCAAAGAAGGCCAAGACTATTTCTAAAAGATCTACTCGCAAAGAAGATGCGAAAGTCGGGGAGAAGGGAAAGGACGAGGAGAGAATGGAAGAGGAGGTGACGGAAGAGACGAAAGATGATGGAAAGAAGGCGGAAGGTGAGTCGAACAAAGGggaggagagagtgagaaaagGCATGAAAGAGAATGAAGAGGAGAAGGTAAAAGAAGAGACTGGCGGACAGGAGGGAAAGGAGATGGAAGATAtggaagagaaaggaaaggaggaaAGAGAGATAGAAAACGAAGAACGCGACGAGGAAACGAGCAACGAATTGAAAACGGAGACATCGACGGATGATAATGACGAAAACAAGGTGAAGGCTGGAGAGAACATGAAAGAAACAACGAAGGAAACGAAGAGGGACGTGGGGGAAGAGAAGGGAAAGGAGGGCATGATGGAAAAGGGACAGAAGGCCTCTGGGACCCCCGCCGGTGATCCTGAAGGGGACGAAGAGGTAGAAGATGCTAGTGGAGCCAAGGCAGAGGACCTCAAGGAAAGCAGAAAGCCAGCAGAAGAGGAtgaaggtaaacaaaaacaaagtctcttttcagttttattgttttgtattttctaattCCGTTTCTGCCTTTGCGTTGGTGTGCAAGTTTGTCTTGACATTAGGTAAACAAAAGGTAAACAaagatttattttgtatatagctgTGTTTTCTATTCATTTGGTGATGCCTTTGTGTTAGTAGGACATATTGTTTGTAGGCAGTTTTTAACTGCAACTTTTTCGAGTATATGTTTGTAAGCTGTTGTTCTGCTATTAGGTAaacaaaaggtaaacaaaaacatacttTGTTTATAgctgtgttttgtatttatttggtgCCTATGTGTTAGTAGAGCATACTGTTTGTAGGAAGTTTTTGAATGAAACTTTTTCAGGAATAAGTTGGTCCTGTTTAGGTAAACAAAACATAAGCAAAGCCACATTTTGTTTATAGTTGTGTTTTCTATTCATTTGGTGTCTGTGTGTCACTAGATAACTTATTTCCAGGAATATTGCAAATAAACATTTGCAACATTGGCCAACTAAGCAACAATAAGTACTTATAAAAATCTAGATTTTTTTCAAGTACAATGAACTAAATTATCCCTCAAACAGAGAAGAAAAACACAAGTAAAcaattgtttttgtattatttttttttatttggtgccTGTGGTAATAGGACGTATTATTTGTAGGAGTTTTTTCAAAAACCAGTAATGTCAAACTTCGATCTCATGTGGCGtagttttttatgtataataataataataataataataataataataataaataataataataataataatgcgtcaAAACACCTGATTTTCCCTCatgaggggtctctctctctctctctctctctctctcagttttaccctttttttctcctttttactctttctctcggtctctctcttttactctttctctctcctttgtttctcAATAGATTTTCTGTCATTCTTGCTTTCTgttgtttcatctctctctctctctctctctctctctctctctctctctctctctctctctctctacgacgaAGCCTACAGTTAAAACGGCCATCAAAGAGCAGCGTATTGTCCACTGCAGTGTTTAAGTGAGCGCTAAGCTGCTCTCGGGTCATAATATTCCCCCTATGCCAAGACGCTGTTCAGGACGGAGGAGAAGGTCGTAACTCTTAGCCAAGGATATGTCTTCCTGAGGTTACTTTGAGCTGTActccttttgtttacgtttgcgTTTGTGTTTCTGTGTGTTGCTGGTGTTGTCGTCACAGGTGATGGTTTGTTAATGTTGTTGATAGATATaatagcagtatatatatatatatatatatatatatatatatatatatatattatatgtatatattatatatatatatatatatatatagatatatatatatatatatggagttagtcatccacttttcattttttacatttcagaaGCAAAAAGCCATGCGGTAATCCTCCTGAAGTGAAAGAAGCTCTCCTATCTTTGATGAAGTGAGTATTTcactctgttttttgtttttgtttttttttatcagtgagatttctattttctttctgtatttcgctTTACTGCCTCTTACTTCTCTTTAATGAGCACCTTAATGCTCTTTGGAAGCTtaggaatttcaagtcagtggctcctttggtgggtttgttctatatcaatagggttcatcttttgcgtaataataataataataataataataataataataataataataataataataataataataatagtaataataataataacaataataacatatcGAGAAAACCGACCCAAttcaaaaaatagaaattaatttgtcACGAATAAAATCAGTGACTAAGAACCATTAAGGTTTTAGGGTAGAGAGGTTTGGGGGGAAAGGGactttttgggggagggggaggggtgaaagCCCCCTCCTAAAATAAACTGACCTaattcgaaaaataaaaattcagttgtCACGAATAAAATCAGTGACTAGCAACTATTAGGGTTTTAGGATGGGGAGGGAGTAAGGGAGTATGTTgggggggatgggaagggggCGAAAGCCCCCCTTCGCAGAGATGAACGTTAAGTAGGACAACAGGAGACGGAAGAgaaattt
The nucleotide sequence above comes from Macrobrachium nipponense isolate FS-2020 chromosome 37, ASM1510439v2, whole genome shotgun sequence. Encoded proteins:
- the LOC135209200 gene encoding protein IWS1 homolog, with protein sequence MAGNENGPETKGRNACDRRRLPVYVSIFFLVVTGVMIASFFLAEHKMSSLGEVPTFSRISKRMLSHSDSARFTPASNVLSAEEQEPVSGESSTYLTSSQLIKVTEDSSPVEQAPDSGESRLHLMSSQLPKATEDSGPVEQAPDSGESSLHLTKSQLLEAIEDSSRGEQVPDSAESNLHLISSQLLKATEDSVPGEQVPDSGESSLHLTKSQLLQATEDSSRGEQVPDSDKSNLHLISSQLLKATEDSGPGEQVPDSGESSLHLTKSKLLEATEDSRPIEQVPDSGESSLHLTKSQLLKATEDSSGEEHAPDSGESSLHLISTLLLKSTEDTSREEQAPGSGESRSHLPKEGEVQSSRRNYWWERRPYYKDAKKAKTISKRSTRKEDAKVGEKGKDEERMEEEVTEETKDDGKKAEGESNKGEERVRKGMKENEEEKVKEETGGQEGKEMEDMEEKGKEEREIENEERDEETSNELKTETSTDDNDENKVKAGENMKETTKETKRDVGEEKGKEGMMEKGQKASGTPAGDPEGDEEVEDASGAKAEDLKESRKPAEEDEGKQKQSLFSVLLFCIF